The Brevibacillus humidisoli DNA segment AATACAATTTGACATATCGGTATTTTTAGATATAATAACACGTATGAAACCAATTGAAGTGTTTAAAGCCCTGTCGAATGACGCGAGACTGCAAATCTTGCAATGGTTGAAAGATCCGGAAGCCCATTTTACTCCCCATGAAGGGGTGGATATGAGAGAAACTGGGGTATGTGTAAGTCAAATCACGAAAAAGTTGAATATGACCCAGTCAACCGCTTCTCAGTACCTTTCGATGCTGCAGCGTGCCGGGCTGATCAAGACGGTGCGGATCGGCAAGTTTACGTATTACACAAGAGATGAGGACGCCATTCGTCAAATCGCCGATTACCTGAGAGAAGAATTGTAAAAAGAACTGGATACCACGTTCGTATTCAGTTTCTTTCAGGCATACAAATTAACATTTCGCGATATATTTTTTTGTAATATATTTTTTTGTGATATGGATCGATAATTCTAGATATGTTTACTCGTAGGTATTTTTTTCAACCAAACATATCGACATATTCAAAAATGTATTGGTTGTTTTCTGACTCCGTAAAAGGAGGTGACAAGCAAATCAGACCAAGGTCGAAAGAAGAACCTGATTGGCACATGCAAAACAATACAAGGAAAAAGGAGTGGAAGATTCTTGTCAAACACCTGGAACATTTACCTATTGGCCATTGTTAGTTTTTTGGTGGGAACATCTGATTATATCATTTCAGGTATTTTGGATAAAATCGCTGATGCGATGGGTGTCACGGTCGTTGCCGCCGGTCAGCTCATTACTGTTTTCTCGTTTGTTTACGCGATAGGGACGCCGATTTTGATGGCCCTAACGGCACGAGCGGATAGGCGTACTTTACTTGTTGCGGCTCTCGGAGTATTTGTAGCGGGAAACCTGCTTTCCTTTTTCTTGCCTAGCTTTGGGCTGCTCATGGTCGCGCGCATCATCATGGCTCTTGGTGCCGGGGTCGTCGTCGTTACGGCACTTAGCTTGGCGGCCAAAATGGCCCCTCCGGGCAAGCAAGCTAGTTCCATCGCTACGGTCGTCATGGGATTTACGACCTCCTTGATTATTGGGGTGCCGCTTGGAAGAGTTATTGCTGCTGCCTATGGATGGGAATATGTATTTGTTGGTATTGCGCTCGCCGGTTTGGTCGCTTTGGCTGTTCTGTTCCTAACCATTCCTCAGATGGAGGGGGATGCTCCCGTGCCCCTGGGCAAACAGTTTGCCCTTTTGAAAAAAACAAAGGTTGCCCTGGGATTATCGATCACGTTTTTTTGGCTTGGCGGGTATTCGATTGCCTATACTTATCTGTCGCCCTACCTTCTCGACGTCGCGGGTATGAGCGAACAACTGCTGAGTACGGCCTTGCTCGCTTTTGGGATCGCCAGTCTGGTTGGCTCCAAAGCAGGTGGATACAGTGCAGATAAGTGGGGGGTATCGTTCACGCTCATCGTTGGCATGATCTTGCATGTCGTATCGCTCCTGCTGCTGTCTATCGCTGCTCCATCAACCACTGCCGTATTTGTACTCTTGATCGTATGGTCGTTTTCAGCCTGGTCATCTGGACCGACCCAACAATACAACCTGGTCACCCTTAATCCTGAATCCTCCGGTGTCATGTTGAGTCTCAACCAGTCGATGATGCAGCTGTCCATGTCTGCCGGTGCAGCGATCGGGGGCATTGCCGTGGGGAACGTGTCGCTCTCTTCAATCACTTGGTTCGGGGCTTTGGGAGTAGCGATCGCGATTGCCGCATCGCTGAAACTATCCCGTTTGTCGTTGCAAAAGAAGGTGGCAGGATAAAAACGAAGCATCTGCAAGGTGTATGACATCGCGATCCTTTGACGTTTGCAGCCGCATAATCAGGTAGACGAAAAGGAATGGACTGCGGGCACATTGCCTGCAGTTTTAGCATTGATGGGAGAGCGGAAAAAAGGTTACGTTAGATAAAGAGCGTCTGTATTACAACTCAATCAGATAGAAGGCCAGGTGAAGCCATGATGGTAAGCTTAAGCGTATTGGATCAGTCTCCCATCCCGGAAGGAAGTACGCCTTCCGAAGCGTTGGCGCAAACAGCCAGGCTGGCCCAGGAAGTGGAGAAGCTCGGCTATCGCCGATTCTGGGTTTCTGAGCATCATTTTACATATAGCCTTGCCGGGTCCAGTCCGGAAGTGTTGATCTCCCATCTCGCTGCCAAGACGGAAAAGCTGCGGATCGGATCAGGCGGTGTGATGCTGCCGCACTACAGCCCGTATAAAGTAGCGGAAAATTTTCGTGTATTGGAGGCGCTTTATCCGGGGCGCATCGATCTGGGCTTGGGACGGGCACCAGGGGGGATGCCGTTAGCCACACGAGCACTGCAGGAGGGAAAGCAGATCGGGATCGACAGGTATCCGGATCAATTGGATGATCTGATCGCCTATCTACACGATTCGCTAGGGGAAAACCACCCATTTGCTGGGCTGGTCGCCACTCCAGTGATTCCCACGGCGCCGGACATATGGCTGCTTGGCTCGAGCGGGGAGAGCGCCAGGCTCGCTGCAGAGCGGGGGGCGGCGTTTGCCTTTGCCCAATTCATCAACGGACAGCAGGATGTGGGCGTAGAGGCGATGAAAACGTACTCGCGTCATTTTCGTCCGTCTGTGCTGGCGGAAAAGCCCCGGTCGATGGTGGCAGTATTCGCGATTTGTGCCGAGACAGAGGAAGAGGCAGAACGAGTGGCCTCCAGCCTCGACTTGTCCATACTGCTGATTGAACAGGGGGGAGGACATAAAGGAGTCCCTTCTGTGGAGGCGGCGCAGTCGTATCCGTATACCACATATGACCAATACAGAATCAAAGCGAACCGGCAGCGAATGATCGTCGGTACCAAGGAACAGGTGAAGCGGCGAATCCTGGAACTTTGCGAGGCTTACAACACCGAAGAATGCATGGTGGTGACGATTACCCACGATTTCGAAGCTAGACTGCAATCGTATCGCTTGCTGGCAGAAGCTTTTGATCTGGCTGCACAGTGAACGGGGGCACGATGTACGATCGCGGCAACATAAAACGGCGCAGCCTGGCGGTCTTCAAGGAGGCTGCGTCTTACTTTTTAAGTGGGGAAGACGAGCAAAACGAGCAGCATGGACGGATCGAATCGTCGGTTCGGTATCACGGCTGGTTTCTCCGTCTGGAGAAGGAGATTTTATCGTGATCGAGACGGTGTTCTTTCTGCGTGTCTGCGTGTTATGCTGGAATCAACCAACGAGGTGGAAATCTATGCCTCAACGTAAAGGGGACAATGAACATGAACACGATTGCCAAAATTCTCACCCATGCCAGCACCTTTTTTGCTCCGATCCTGGTTCCTGTGATCGTCTGGCTGCTGGTTGACGAGCGTGAAGTGCGAAACATCGCTTTGCAAGCGCTGCTGTTTCACATCATTATGGGTGTTCTGATCGGCATCTCTTACGTCTTTTCATTTATTTTGATTGGCATCCCGTTTCTTATCGTATTTGGGCTTGTCGCGTTGTATTATCCGATCAAAGGCATCATTTGCGCGTTGAATGACAGAGGGTTTCATTATCCGGTCATTGGTTCGTTTTTTCGGTAAGGTGAGGCGCTAAACACGACGCGAAAACCAGCTGAACGATGGGTCAGCATGCATGTTTGAGAGGAGGGGGCAGGATGTGCAGGTCGTATCTTTGCAACAAAGGCCGGATTTGTTTGAAGCAGTGGTGGAAGTATTCTGGAGACAGTGGGGAACGCAGGACAACTACAGGTTTTACCATGACTGCATGCTTCATTCTGGCCACCTAGGCAGCGATCTGCCGACGTTCTATGTAGCTGTACATGGCGATTCCATCGTTGGAATATACGCATTGCTCAGAACAGATTTCGTTAGCCGTCAGGATCTGTTTCCATGGCTGGCTTGCCTGTACATCGTTCCAGAGCATAGGGGAAACAAGTATGGATCTTTGCTGCTGAAGCACGCTGCCGAAGAGGCATTCAAGAAAGGGTATGACAACGTGTATCTGTATTCGGATCTAGAAGGCTACTACGAAAAGTATGGCTGGAGCTTTTTGGCGAACGGCTATACGATAGGTGGTCACGCCACAAAAATATACGTAAGAGCAAGCGAATCTACAGGAGATGACCACTAGAATATTTGCTTCATTTCCTCTATATTTGCAACTCTGTTAAACTCCCAACCGGACCAGTGTTTCTCCACCTCAAGCCAATTGATTCCTTCCGTCAATAGAGAACTTGCTGGTCTGGACTTATCCCTACATGGTCAATACGAAATGATATCCTATAACTCTTTAGTCAAGAGGCTCTTGGTTTTGGCTCTTTCCTGCACTTGCTCCTCGCTTACATCGCGATTTCCGATGGTTTCGCCTTCAATAGATTCGTAGAGGAGATAAACTCTACTTTTCCCCTCGCATTTATAATCGCCATGCTTTGTTAAGATCGGTACAGGCATTTTATCTTTCAGGGAGCTATTTTGCAGAAGCCAAACCGTAACAGGCATATAATTATCAATAAGAGCCGTCCATTTTGAAGTGGACGTTCTTCTTTTTTCATAAATCTTTAGGAAGTAGGTTTGCTTGTCGTTAAACACTTTATTTTCTTTGAACACCCTCCGCAACAAAACGCTCTTGGAAATTCCCAAGAGCGTGATTTTGTTAGAAACTAATCGTACCTAGTTCCCAATCAGCAACGATCGTAGCACTCCCACTAATTCATGTTTTATGGTGTTTTTTGAAAGCATATCAATATCTCCGTACATATCGATCTACATTACGTACTCTAATCAAAGCCTGTTGTGGTGCACTTGCTTGCCGTCTATTCCACGGCAAGATGCCACCGTTTCAGCTTCTTTACCAGTGTTGAGTGATCCATTCCCAGATGCTGTGCGGCTTTTCGCAGCGAGCCATGCTTTTGGATCGCTTCCCGCACAATCCGCTGCTCGAACTTTTCCACTCGTTCCTTCAGCGTCAGGGCCGTCCCGGGGGCGGTCGTCTGCTCGTAGATGTGCAGCGGCAGGTCGTGAGGTTCAATCGTCTGTGAGGGGACAGAGACGATCATCCCTTCGATCAGGTTTTTCAGCTCCCTCACATTGCCGGGCCAGTGGTAGCTGCTCAGGATCGCCTTCGTCTCTGCCGCCAACTGCTTGTCGACGTGATATTGTTTGCAAAAGTAAGAGAAAAAGTGGTCGAGCAGCGCCCCTACGTCCTCTGCCCGCTCGGCCAAGGGAGGAATGTGGATTTCTACCACCTGCAGACGGTAGTACAAGTCTTCGCGAAACGTTCCACGCCGAATCAGTGCTTTCAAGTTCTGGTTAGTAGCCGAGATAATCCGAATGTCCAGCTTGCGAACCGTGCTGCTGCCGATTCGCTGGATCTGTTTTTCCTGCAGGACCCGCAGTAGTTTTACCTGGAGGGGCAGGGGAAGCTCACCGATTTCATCCAGCATCACCGTTCCTTGATCGGCCAGTTCTAGAAGGCCGATTTTCCCTTCTTGGCGAGCCCCGGTAAACGCTCCTTTCTCGTATCCGAACAACTCCGATTCCAGCAGCGTCTCTGGAATCGCTCCGCAGTTCACTTTGATAAACGGACGATCTTTTCGTTGGCTCAGGTCATGGATCAGGTTGGCGACCACCTCTTTGCCCACACCGGAAGGACCGGTCAACAGAATGCTGGTGGGATAGGGTGCAACCTGCTGAACTTTGTTGAAAATCTGCTTCATCGGATTGCTGCGAAAGATGATCTTGTCATCCGAACTGCTGAACGAATAGGTATAGCGGTTCTGATTGATTTGCGAAAAGCTTTTCGCCTTCTCCATTTCCCGCTTCAGCTCATTGAGATGGGTGATGTCTCTGACGCTGGTCACCACCATCTCAATCTCCCCGGAATCATTGAAAAAGGGATTGCCTGTGACGATGACATCTTTTTTTCCGCCGATCTTCTGCAAGATAGAGATGCATTTCTTTTTTTCCAGGACAAGCAGTGAGACCGACTGATCGAAATAACCCTGGCTGGTTAACTCGGCCATGTGCCGACCGACCAACTCATCCCTGCGAAAGCCGGTAATCTCCTCGTACGCGGTGTTGACTAGCAGCGTAATGCCGTTCTTGTCCACTACGTAGATACCGTCCGTTGCACATTCGATGATCGTCTCCATTTGTTTAAACAAGGAGCGGTAGTGCTCCATCTCGGAGATGTCCTGTATCACGCCGATCGCACCGATCAGCCGGTCATCTTCGTAGATCGGGGTGCGGTTGACCATACACTGGCGGCCGGCGATCTCCATCTTCACGCCGATCGAACGCTCCCCGCTTTGCAGCACTTTTGGCATCTGCGTGGTAGGGATCAGAGCCCGGATATCATGCCCCTCCCAGTTCTCGTCTTGAATGTTCAGCAGTTCTTTGGCCGAATCGTTGATTAAAAGAATCTTGCTCTCTGCATCGACGACGATCACGCCATTATGCATGGAAGAAAAGATACGTTCCCAAATCCGCTGTGTGACGATTGGCTGGTTCATTGCTGAAACCTCCCTTGCCATCGAATGGTGAAGAATATCACCGTTCGGTGAATATAATCACCACTGGTTTTCTTCGCCTCTGGTTAGTGAAAACCCTGCATAGGCGGTGATTTTTATCACCACTGTGTTTTTCAGAAGGCGTTCAAAACCGCGTTACATCCTGTTGGCATGGGGATTGCTTATATGACTCGAACGAGGGAAGCGCTTACAGCAGGAGAGGAGGAAAGAGATGAATGAAATGACAAAAGGGCTTTTTCTCAATGGGAAGTGGGTCGCCAGAGACAGGACATATCCACTGCACGCTCCGTACGATGGAAAACAGTTGGCCACGATCAGCATGGCCGATACCGACGATGTAAAACGGGCCATCGAAGGAGCTTATCAAGCGTACCAGACCATGCGCCAGATGCCGGCGCACCAGCGTGCGGAGATCTTGTACCGCCTGGCCGACCTGTTGCAGGAGAGGAAGGAACAACTGGCCCGCATCGTCGCCGAGGAGGCTGGCAAACCGATCCGTACCGCGCGAGCAGAGGTGGCCAGAACGATTGTTACCTACCGCTTTGCGGCAGAGGAAGCGAAACGGATCTACGGCGAAACAATCCCAATGGATGCAGCCCCGGGCGGCGAGCATCGGCTGGGGATGACCTGGCGGGAACCGTTGGGTGTTGTCGTGGCCATTACACCGTTTAACTTCCCGCTCAATCTGGTGGCTCATAAACTGGGGCCCGCCTTTGCGGCAGGAAATACGGTCGTCTTGAAACCAGCCGAACAAACCCCGCTCAGTGCTTTGCAGATTGCGGAGCTTTTTCAGCAAGCTGGTCTCCCGGACGGAGCGCTGCAGGTACTGACTGGCAGCGGTCGTGAACTGAGCGATGCTCTGATAACCGACCAGCGGGTGAAAAAAGTGACCTTTACCGGCAGTGCTGCCGTCGGCAAGCTGATCAAAGCAAAGGCGGGGCTGCGAAAAGTGACGCTGGAGTTGGGCTCCAACTCGGCGTTGATCGTGGAGCCGGATGTTTCCTTGGATCAGATCATCCCGCGCTGCGTGGAGGGGGCATTTACGTATGCTGGTCAGGTATGTATCTCTTTGCAGCGGATTTACGTGCATGAATCGATCTACGAGCCGTTTAGCAGCGCTTTTATCGAACAGACCCGACGGCTGCAGGTAGGCGACCCGCTGTTAGAGACAACCGACATCAGCGCCGTGATCCATGAGCGGGAGGCGGAGCGCATCCAGTCGTGGATCGATCAGGCTGTGCAGGCGGGAGCGAGTCTTGGCTGTGGTGGAACGAGTGAAGGCTCACGGGTCACCCCAACCGTTCTGCTGGATGTCACGCCAGATATGGCCGTCTCCTGCGAAGAGGCGTTCGCTCCCATCGTCTCTATCGTGCCCTACAAGGACTTGCCGGAAGCCATCAATCTGGTCAATGATTCCGTATACGGGCTAAACGTTGGCATCTACTCACGGGACATCGACCGTGCACTATATGCAGCGCGCCAGTTGGAGGCTGGTGGCGTGATTGTCAACGATATCCCTACGTTCCGCGTCGATCACATGCCATATGGCGGTGTAAAAGAAAGCGGTTACGGGCGTGAAGGGGTCAAGTATGCCATGCAAGAAATGACGGAAGTGAAGTTTGTATCGATCAAAACGAGCCTGTAAAGCAGAAGCGTGTAAAAGAACGAGCATCGAAGAGGAGGAATAGGAATGTCTAATGTTGTGAAAGCCAAACCGAAGCTGTACGTACTGGATAATGGTCGGATGCGAATGGATAAGAATTGGATGATCGCCATGCACAATCCGGCCACGATCCACAATCCCCATGTACCGACTCAGTTCGTCGAATTTCCGATTTATACCGTGTTGATCGATCACCCGGAAGGGAAAATCTTGTTTGACACAGCCTGCAATCCCGATTCGATGGGCGCACAAGGTCGCTGGGCGGAATCGACACAGCAGATGTTTCCCTGGACCGCCAGCGAAGAGTGTTATCTGCACAATCGATTGGAGCAACTGAAAGTGAGACCGGAGGAGATCAAGTACGTGGTCGCCTCCCACTTGCACCTCGACCATGCAGGATGTCTGGAGATGTTCACCAATGCCACGATTATTGTGCATGAGGATGAGTTGAACGGAACGCTGCAAAGTTATGCCCGCAACCAAAAAGAGGGAGCTTACATCTGGGCGGATATTGATGCCTGGATCAAAAACAACTTGCAGTGGCGTACGGTAAAGCGGGGAGAAGACAACTTGAAGCTGGCGGAGGGAGTACATGTGCTCAACTTTGGCAGCGGGCACGCCTGGGGGATGATCGGGCTGCATCTGCAAATGCCGGAGACAGGCGGCATCATCCTGGCGTCCGATGCTGTCTACACGGCGGAAAGTTACGGACCGCCGATCAAACCGCCAGGCATTATCTACGATTCGCTTGGCTATGCCAACACAGTGGAAAAGATTCGCCGGATAGCCACAGAGACCAACTCCCAGGTCTGGTTCGGCCATGATGCGGAACAGTTTAAGAAATTCCGCAAGTCGACCGAAGGCTGCTACGAGTAAGCAAGGGGGATTCAGATGGAAATGGCCAAACTGGTGTTTACGCCACTTAGTTATACCGGGTGGGGGCACTTCAGCAATTGCTCTCAGAAGTAAATCGATTTTCTCCCCAGCGCATCCTGGTGGTGACAGACCCGACCCTGCAGCAGATCGGGTTGGTGGAACAGGTCGTCGCCCCGCTTCGGAAAGCGCAGTATGATGTAGACGTGTATACAGATGTGCTGCCGGAACCACCGCTGGAGACGGGAGAGCGACTGGTCAGCTACACCAGAGACGGCAAGTTTGACCTGGTGATTGGTCTTGGCGGGGGCAGCGCACTGGATTTGGCCAAGCTGGCTGCCGTACTGGCCGTACATGAGGGAGCGGTCGAAGAGTACCTCAACCTGACGGGGTCGCGCCAGATCGAGCAGAAAGGCTTGCCCAAAATCTTGATTCCCACAACCTCCGGCACGGGCTCGGAAGTGACCAATATCGCCGTCCTATCCCTGCAGACGACCAAAGACGTGGTGACCCACGATTATCTGCTTGCCGACGCCGCGATTGTAGACCCGCAAGTAACGGTGTCCGTTCCTCCCCGGGTCACGGCTGCCACCGGTATCGACGCACTGACCCATGCGGTAGAGGCTTATGTATCGGTCCAGGCCAGCCCGGCGACTGACGGCTTGGCCCTGCAGGCGATGCGGCTGATCTCCCGCTCGATTCGTCGGGCGGTAGAGAACGGAGCGGACCGGGAAGCGCGCTCGGATATGAGCTACGGAAGCTATCTGGCCGGCCTGGCTTTCTTTAATGCCGGGGTAGCGGGGGTGCATGCGCTCGCTTATCCGTTGGGCGGCCAGTTTCACCTCGCACACGGCGAGTCTAACGCCGTCCTGCTTCCCTATGTGATGGGCTATATCCGTCACAGCTGCCCCAAACGAATGGCTGATATGCTGAATGCGCTGGGCGGAAACTCAAGCTATCTGTCGGAGACAGAAGCTTCTTACAAGTGCGTCGAAGCATTGGAACGGCTGGTCGGGGATGTCGGCATACCCCGTACGCTAGGTGGCTTCAACATCCCGGAAACGGCCCTGGAGAGCCTTACCCAAGACGGGTTGAAACAAAAACGGCTGCTGGCGCGGAGTCCGTACCCGCTGCAGGAACATGATATCCGTGCCATCTACCAGTCGGCATTTGAAGGGATCGTTAGAGAGCCTGACTAGACTTTGGGTCCAATGATGGTTTTCTAAACTTCGTTATTCAGGTTTGGTTGACCGGCGATTAACGACTTTTGAGGAAAGCATACAGGCGGCAATCCTTCACCGTTTTGTCCGGGAAGGATTGCCGCCTGATCAGAATAACGACTTCTATCTTTACTATGGAAAATGCATTCATCAGGAAAGGTATTCATTTTCCCTCCACTGTTACATATCCACTCCTGCCAGCTAGGGTCCCGACGGCTATCAACAGAACAGACACCACCATCAACAGCAGCAACGGGATGGTATAGCTCTCCGTCACATCGTGAAGCCAGCCAAACAAGGTCGGCCCTGCAGCGGCTAGCAAGTATCCGAACGACTGAGCCATACCGGACAGTTCGGCTGACTGTTGTGGGTCGCGAGAGCGGAGCACGAAAAACATCATGGCCAGACTAAACGATGCGCCAGCCCCGATTCCCAACAGGATCACCCATATCGCCACCAGTGTGTTGAATCCGCTCAAGAGACCGCCAAGTCCGATCAGGATAAAAAATCCAGCGGTGACGGCCAGACCCCGCTGGCTGGAACGACGACCTGCCGCAACGGGTACGAGAAAGGTAACCGGCAGTACCACAAACTGCATCAGCGACAGCATCCAGCCCGCGTTGGCGCCGGTCATCCCCTGCTGTTGCAAGATCTCAGGCAGCCAGGCGATGGTGACGTAAAACACCATCGATTGCAATCCCATAAAAAGCGTCACCTGCCAAGCCAAACGTGAGCGCCACAGTTGAACGGGTGAGCTGACGGGAGTCTGGATCGCACGCTTTCGGAAGCGCAGCTGCGGCAGCCAAACGAGAATGGCGGCTGTGGAAAGGATCGCCCAGCAGCCCAGTGCTCCACTCCACCCCATCCCAAGCCCCTGGGCGATCGGGATGCTGACACCAGAGGCAATCGCCCCCCACAGGTTCATACTGACTGTATAGACGCCGGTCATGACGCCGACGCGTTCTGGAAAGTCCCTTTTGACCAGACTGGGAACCAATACATTGCCGAGGGCAATCGCCAGACCCAATAGGGCAGTACCCAGAAACAAGGTGACAACCCCTTGGGATGAACGCAGGATAATCCCCGCGGTCAGCAGGATCATCCCTGTCCAGATCGTCGTCTCCAACCCGAACCTGCGAGCGATCCGCGGAGCAAAGGGGGAGAGCAAAGCGAAAGCGAGCAGTGGCAAAGTAGTCACCACACCGGCCGCTGCATGGGAGATTCCCAGATCATGACTGATGTCTCCAATGATGGGGCCAACGACCGTGATGGGTGCGCGGAGATTGGCCGCTACAATCACGATCCCGAAGATAAGCATCAGGGACGCAGCTTTAGCTTGGGCGCGTTGATTCCCTGCTTGTTTGGTCAACATGTCTATCTGCCTCGTTCCCTTTCAAGTTAATAGAAAAATAGCTGTATTGGCTTAGTTTTGCAAACAGTGCTTTCTGTAGTGGTAACGTTACTTTTCCAAGAATGGGAAAAGACCGGTCGCAGTCGTCGCAAAGCGATGCTGAGCGGTCTTTTTCCGTACGCCTCTAGGCTAGAACAGCTAGTCTATACGAGATTTTCCGGATTCAACCCTTCCAATTCCGGCAAAACAAAGCGACCATCCTTGCGGATCAGCACGTCGTCGAACCAGATCTCTCCGCCTCCGTACTCGGGTCGTTGGATTTGCACCATATCCCAGTGGATGGCCGATCGGTTGCCGTTGTCGGCGATGTCATAAGCGTTGCCAGGCGTGAAGTGGAAGCTGCCGGCAATCTTTTCATCGAATAAGATGTCCTGCATCGGATGCAATATATGCGGATTAAAGCCAATCGCGAACTCGCCGATGTACCGTGCTCCTTCGTCCGTGTCGAGAATTTCGTTGAGTGCTTTGCTGTTGCTCGCGGTCGCCTCGACGATTCGTCCTTTGGAGAAAGTTAGTTTGACGTCGGTAAACGTCGTTCCTTCGTGGTTGGTCGGGGTATTAAAGGCGATCGTACCCTCGACAGAATCTCGCACAGGAGCGGTGTACACTTCGCCGTCCGGGATGTTGCGGTCTCCGGCGCACTTGATCGCCGGGATCCCTTTGATAGAGAAGCTGAGGTCCGTTCCCGGTGCGGTAATCCGTACCCGGTCGGTTCGCTCCATTAGTTCCTTGAGCGGGTCCATCGCTCTCGACATCTTGGCGTAGTCCAGGTTGCAGACAGAGAAGTAGAAATCCTCAAAAGATTCCAGGCTCATGTTGGCTGCTTGTGCCATCGATTTGTTTGGATAGCGGAGCACGACCCAACGTTTGTGTGGGACACGCTCGCCCAGATGTACCGGCTTGTAGTAAACCCGCGAGTACAAGCTCATTTTTTCTTCCGGAATGTCTGCGTACTCGTTGATGTTTTCATAGGCTCGTACGGCGACGTAGGCGTCGACATCTTT contains these protein-coding regions:
- a CDS encoding ArsR/SmtB family transcription factor; this translates as MKPIEVFKALSNDARLQILQWLKDPEAHFTPHEGVDMRETGVCVSQITKKLNMTQSTASQYLSMLQRAGLIKTVRIGKFTYYTRDEDAIRQIADYLREEL
- a CDS encoding DUF4870 domain-containing protein, which encodes MNMNTIAKILTHASTFFAPILVPVIVWLLVDEREVRNIALQALLFHIIMGVLIGISYVFSFILIGIPFLIVFGLVALYYPIKGIICALNDRGFHYPVIGSFFR
- a CDS encoding LLM class flavin-dependent oxidoreductase, yielding MVSLSVLDQSPIPEGSTPSEALAQTARLAQEVEKLGYRRFWVSEHHFTYSLAGSSPEVLISHLAAKTEKLRIGSGGVMLPHYSPYKVAENFRVLEALYPGRIDLGLGRAPGGMPLATRALQEGKQIGIDRYPDQLDDLIAYLHDSLGENHPFAGLVATPVIPTAPDIWLLGSSGESARLAAERGAAFAFAQFINGQQDVGVEAMKTYSRHFRPSVLAEKPRSMVAVFAICAETEEEAERVASSLDLSILLIEQGGGHKGVPSVEAAQSYPYTTYDQYRIKANRQRMIVGTKEQVKRRILELCEAYNTEECMVVTITHDFEARLQSYRLLAEAFDLAAQ
- a CDS encoding CynX/NimT family MFS transporter: MLTKQAGNQRAQAKAASLMLIFGIVIVAANLRAPITVVGPIIGDISHDLGISHAAAGVVTTLPLLAFALLSPFAPRIARRFGLETTIWTGMILLTAGIILRSSQGVVTLFLGTALLGLAIALGNVLVPSLVKRDFPERVGVMTGVYTVSMNLWGAIASGVSIPIAQGLGMGWSGALGCWAILSTAAILVWLPQLRFRKRAIQTPVSSPVQLWRSRLAWQVTLFMGLQSMVFYVTIAWLPEILQQQGMTGANAGWMLSLMQFVVLPVTFLVPVAAGRRSSQRGLAVTAGFFILIGLGGLLSGFNTLVAIWVILLGIGAGASFSLAMMFFVLRSRDPQQSAELSGMAQSFGYLLAAAGPTLFGWLHDVTESYTIPLLLLMVVSVLLIAVGTLAGRSGYVTVEGK
- a CDS encoding MFS transporter, translating into MSNTWNIYLLAIVSFLVGTSDYIISGILDKIADAMGVTVVAAGQLITVFSFVYAIGTPILMALTARADRRTLLVAALGVFVAGNLLSFFLPSFGLLMVARIIMALGAGVVVVTALSLAAKMAPPGKQASSIATVVMGFTTSLIIGVPLGRVIAAAYGWEYVFVGIALAGLVALAVLFLTIPQMEGDAPVPLGKQFALLKKTKVALGLSITFFWLGGYSIAYTYLSPYLLDVAGMSEQLLSTALLAFGIASLVGSKAGGYSADKWGVSFTLIVGMILHVVSLLLLSIAAPSTTAVFVLLIVWSFSAWSSGPTQQYNLVTLNPESSGVMLSLNQSMMQLSMSAGAAIGGIAVGNVSLSSITWFGALGVAIAIAASLKLSRLSLQKKVAG
- a CDS encoding sigma-54 interaction domain-containing protein, whose translation is MNQPIVTQRIWERIFSSMHNGVIVVDAESKILLINDSAKELLNIQDENWEGHDIRALIPTTQMPKVLQSGERSIGVKMEIAGRQCMVNRTPIYEDDRLIGAIGVIQDISEMEHYRSLFKQMETIIECATDGIYVVDKNGITLLVNTAYEEITGFRRDELVGRHMAELTSQGYFDQSVSLLVLEKKKCISILQKIGGKKDVIVTGNPFFNDSGEIEMVVTSVRDITHLNELKREMEKAKSFSQINQNRYTYSFSSSDDKIIFRSNPMKQIFNKVQQVAPYPTSILLTGPSGVGKEVVANLIHDLSQRKDRPFIKVNCGAIPETLLESELFGYEKGAFTGARQEGKIGLLELADQGTVMLDEIGELPLPLQVKLLRVLQEKQIQRIGSSTVRKLDIRIISATNQNLKALIRRGTFREDLYYRLQVVEIHIPPLAERAEDVGALLDHFFSYFCKQYHVDKQLAAETKAILSSYHWPGNVRELKNLIEGMIVSVPSQTIEPHDLPLHIYEQTTAPGTALTLKERVEKFEQRIVREAIQKHGSLRKAAQHLGMDHSTLVKKLKRWHLAVE
- a CDS encoding GNAT family N-acetyltransferase, encoding MQVVSLQQRPDLFEAVVEVFWRQWGTQDNYRFYHDCMLHSGHLGSDLPTFYVAVHGDSIVGIYALLRTDFVSRQDLFPWLACLYIVPEHRGNKYGSLLLKHAAEEAFKKGYDNVYLYSDLEGYYEKYGWSFLANGYTIGGHATKIYVRASESTGDDH
- a CDS encoding aldehyde dehydrogenase family protein; amino-acid sequence: MNEMTKGLFLNGKWVARDRTYPLHAPYDGKQLATISMADTDDVKRAIEGAYQAYQTMRQMPAHQRAEILYRLADLLQERKEQLARIVAEEAGKPIRTARAEVARTIVTYRFAAEEAKRIYGETIPMDAAPGGEHRLGMTWREPLGVVVAITPFNFPLNLVAHKLGPAFAAGNTVVLKPAEQTPLSALQIAELFQQAGLPDGALQVLTGSGRELSDALITDQRVKKVTFTGSAAVGKLIKAKAGLRKVTLELGSNSALIVEPDVSLDQIIPRCVEGAFTYAGQVCISLQRIYVHESIYEPFSSAFIEQTRRLQVGDPLLETTDISAVIHEREAERIQSWIDQAVQAGASLGCGGTSEGSRVTPTVLLDVTPDMAVSCEEAFAPIVSIVPYKDLPEAINLVNDSVYGLNVGIYSRDIDRALYAARQLEAGGVIVNDIPTFRVDHMPYGGVKESGYGREGVKYAMQEMTEVKFVSIKTSL
- the ahlS gene encoding AhlS family quorum-quenching N-acyl homoserine lactonase, which gives rise to MSNVVKAKPKLYVLDNGRMRMDKNWMIAMHNPATIHNPHVPTQFVEFPIYTVLIDHPEGKILFDTACNPDSMGAQGRWAESTQQMFPWTASEECYLHNRLEQLKVRPEEIKYVVASHLHLDHAGCLEMFTNATIIVHEDELNGTLQSYARNQKEGAYIWADIDAWIKNNLQWRTVKRGEDNLKLAEGVHVLNFGSGHAWGMIGLHLQMPETGGIILASDAVYTAESYGPPIKPPGIIYDSLGYANTVEKIRRIATETNSQVWFGHDAEQFKKFRKSTEGCYE